The following coding sequences are from one Macaca nemestrina isolate mMacNem1 chromosome 1, mMacNem.hap1, whole genome shotgun sequence window:
- the LOC105483107 gene encoding neuroblastoma suppressor of tumorigenicity 1 isoform X2 codes for MCSPALQQLISMDLFWRLFLVCGQEGLRALEATGMMLRVLMGAVLPAMLLAAPPPINKLALFPDKSAWCEAKNITQIVGHSGCEAKSIQNRACLGQCFSYSVPNTFPQSTESLVHCDSCMPAQSMWEIVTLECPGHEEVPRVDKLVEKILHCSCQACGKEPSHEGLSVYVQGEDGPGSQPGTHPHPHPHPHPGGQTPEPEEPPGAPHTEEEGAED; via the exons ATGTGCAGCCCGGCCCTGCAGCAGCTCATTAGCATGGATTTGTTTTGGAGACTGTTTTTGGTCTGCGGGCAGGAGGGTCTGCG GGCTCTGGAGGCCACGGGCATGATGCTTCGGGTCCTGATGGGGGCTGTCCTCCCTGCCATGCTACTGGCTGCCCCACCGCCCATCAACAAGCTGGCACTGTTCCCGGATAAGAGTGCCTGGTGCGAAGCCAAGAACATCACCCAGATTGTGGGTCACAGCGGCTGTGAGGCCAAGTCCATCCAGAACAG GGCGTGCCTAGGACAGTGCTTCAGCTACAGCGTCCCCAACACCTTCCCGCAGTCCACAGAGTCCCTGGTCCACTGTGACTCCTGCATGCCAGCCCAGTCGATGTGGGAGATT GTGACGCTGGAGTGCCCGGGCCACGAGGAGGTGCCCAGAGTGGACAAGCTGGTGGAGAAGATCCTGCACTGTAGCTGCCAGGCCTGCGGCAAGGAGCCTAGTCACGAGGGGCTGAGCGTCTACGTGCAGGGCGAGGACGGGCCGGGATCCCAGCCCGgcacccaccctcacccccatccccacccccaccctggcgGGCAGACCCCTGAGCCCGAGGAACCCCCAGGGGCCCCCCACACGGAGGAAGAGGGGGCTGAGGACTGA
- the LOC105483107 gene encoding neuroblastoma suppressor of tumorigenicity 1 isoform X1 gives MMLRVLMGAVLPAMLLAAPPPINKLALFPDKSAWCEAKNITQIVGHSGCEAKSIQNRACLGQCFSYSVPNTFPQSTESLVHCDSCMPAQSMWEIVTLECPGHEEVPRVDKLVEKILHCSCQACGKEPSHEGLSVYVQGEDGPGSQPGTHPHPHPHPHPGGQTPEPEEPPGAPHTEEEGAED, from the exons ATGATGCTTCGGGTCCTGATGGGGGCTGTCCTCCCTGCCATGCTACTGGCTGCCCCACCGCCCATCAACAAGCTGGCACTGTTCCCGGATAAGAGTGCCTGGTGCGAAGCCAAGAACATCACCCAGATTGTGGGTCACAGCGGCTGTGAGGCCAAGTCCATCCAGAACAG GGCGTGCCTAGGACAGTGCTTCAGCTACAGCGTCCCCAACACCTTCCCGCAGTCCACAGAGTCCCTGGTCCACTGTGACTCCTGCATGCCAGCCCAGTCGATGTGGGAGATT GTGACGCTGGAGTGCCCGGGCCACGAGGAGGTGCCCAGAGTGGACAAGCTGGTGGAGAAGATCCTGCACTGTAGCTGCCAGGCCTGCGGCAAGGAGCCTAGTCACGAGGGGCTGAGCGTCTACGTGCAGGGCGAGGACGGGCCGGGATCCCAGCCCGgcacccaccctcacccccatccccacccccaccctggcgGGCAGACCCCTGAGCCCGAGGAACCCCCAGGGGCCCCCCACACGGAGGAAGAGGGGGCTGAGGACTGA